In Amaranthus tricolor cultivar Red isolate AtriRed21 chromosome 3, ASM2621246v1, whole genome shotgun sequence, a single window of DNA contains:
- the LOC130808452 gene encoding protein MAINTENANCE OF MERISTEMS-like, with protein MKRRRPLGISIEGSLPAEPSEAEWEVGITNLFGEPLSELRRKGSFTGGCITVAELMRLCHRSQAMDTQKTAYYMAVIGSTLLADKSRIGMRPHPILAVNDDQQDVAWGAVTLAFLYRQLGMASRAGCKTIAGCLTLLQTWIYEYFPAFRPHARREDVPNMTRAEMWTPKKPCRELDRLRDCRKVLDSMTETQVEWTPYNSAAGALLNDHPRTTVIGGITCFDVVEVYLPERTLRQIGFVQAILPAPIRPAKAVRPAHGSPIVPALLSRDFVGLLFL; from the exons atgaaaaggaggcGCCCATTGGGtatttctattgaaggttctctgccggctgagccttcggaggcggagtgggaggttggtatcaccaatctgttcggggagcctctgtctgagcttcggcGTAAAGGTTCATTCACCGGCGGATGCATAACCGTTGCTGAATtgatgcggctgtgtcataggtcgcaggccatggatacccagaagacagcgtactacatggctgtcatcggctctaccttgttggcggataagtccagaattggcatgcgacctcacccgatacttgccgtgaacgacgatcagcaggacgtggcctggggtgcggtgaccttggcgttcttgtacaggcagctcggaatggcatctagggctggttgcaagaccattgctggatgcctcacattgctccagacatggatctatgagtactttcccgctttccgccctcatgctcgccgagaagatgtgccaaacatgactagggcggagatgtggacacCGAAAAAACCATGTCGTGAGCTGGACAGGTTGAGGGACTGCCGCAAGGTTCTTGATTCaatgacggagactcag gttgaatggactccctacaattctgctgctggtgcgttgctgaatgatcacccacgcaccaccgtaatcgggggtatcacgtgctttgatgttgtggaggtgtatttgccggagcggacattgcgacagattgggttcgtgcaGGCTATTCTTCCAGCTCCTATTAGACCAGCCAAGGCTGtccgaccggcacacg gttcccctatagtgCCCGCCTTGTTGAGCAGGGACTTTGTCGGGCTTCTGTTCCTTTAG
- the LOC130809284 gene encoding AP2-like ethylene-responsive transcription factor AIL6, translating to MAPAAAAAAAGTTSNWLSFSLSPMEMLASSHHHHLHHHDHHDQTPQILHTPVSNPSSHYFLDPIYTTDWGNQKPNMGMYTDYVVDQHIDNNPPPTMPKLEDFFGGGGGHHHTTSYNSQTETTQDSSSQLTHLYESNHHQNSVPNYYTNTHHDHTTQQQDLKVMTSSVAGFQTAFSANSGSEVDDSSATHLSCGGGASGSEFVGHSIESTHNELIRSYGTTKSNNSNNNGGSLSLAVVPQSVEKSVVPVGVDSDNSSVKKISDTFGQRTSIYRGVTRHRWTGRYEAHLWDNSCRREGQARKGRQVYLGGYDKEEKAARAYDLAALKYWGPTATTNFPIANYSTELEDMKHVTKQEFIASLRRKSSGFSRGASIYRGVTRHHQQGRWQARIGRVAGNKDLYLGTFATEEEAAEAYDIAAIKFRGVNAVTNFEMNRYDVDAILKSNLPIGGAAKRLKLAAEAADQKPTLSLEQQSHSSNGSSSGTGSTINFAAIQSVPAMPYDTASAIFHQNLFHQLNSNGGAQAVASDSYTSGVSSIVAPMMSLMPQTPAEFYIWPHHQPY from the exons ATGGCACCAGCAGCAGCCGCAGCCGCAGCAGGTACAACAAGTAATTGGCTATCATTTTCTTTGTCACCCATGGAAATGTTGGCTTcttctcatcatcatcatcttcatcatcatgatcatcaCGATCAAACTCCTCAGATTCTTCACACTCCTGTCTCAAACCCTTCTTCCCATTATTTTCTCGACCCTATATACACCACTG ATTGGGGAAATCAGAAGCCAAATATGGGAATGTACACTGATTATGTGGTGGACCAGCATATAGACAATAACCCACCTCCAACAATGCCAAAACTAGAAGATTTTTTTGGCGGTGGAGGTGGTCATCATCATACGACGTCGTATAACAGTCAAACCGAGACAACTCAAGACTCGTCATCCCAGTTAACTCATCTTTACGAGTCAAACCACCATCAAAACTCGGTGCCTAACTACTACACTAATACCCACCATGACCATACTACTCAACAGCAAGATCTAAAAGTTATGACTTCAAGTGTTGCTGGTTTTCAAACCGCGTTTTCTGCTAACTCGGGGTCTGAGGTGGATGACTCGTCAGCAACTCACTTAagttgtggtggtggtgcaaGTGGGTCTGAGTTTGTTGGCCATTCTATTGAGTCAACTCATAACGAGTTAATCCGGAGTTATGGTACCACCAAatctaataatagtaataacaatggTGGGAGTTTGTCGCTTGCAGTTGTTCCTCAGAGTGTTGAAAAATCAGTTGTTCCAGTTGGGGTTGATTCTGATAACAGTAGTGTTAAGAAGATTTCTGATACTTTTGGTCAAAGAACTTCCATTTACAGAGGTGTTACtag GCATAGATGGACTGGTAGATATGAAGCACATCTTTGGGATAACAGCTGTAGAAGAGAAGGCCAAGCTAGGAAGGGCCGTCaag TCTATTTGG GTGGGTATGACAAAGAAGAAAAAGCAGCTAGGGCGTATGATTTGGCAGCTCTAAAGTATTGGGGCCCCACTGCCACCACAAACTTCCCG ATTGCAAATTACTCTACAGAATTAGAGGATATGAAACATGTGACCAAGCAAGAATTCATTGCTTCTCTCCGGAG GAAAAGTAGTGGCTTCTCAAGAGGTGCCTCTATTTACCGAGGTGTCACGAGGCATCATCAACAAGGGCGTTGGCAAGCAAGAATTGGCCGTGTTGCTGGCAACAAAGATTTATATCTAGGAACATTTG CCACTGAAGAGGAAGCAGCTGAGGCCTACGACATAGCAGCCATCAAGTTCAGGGGGGTGAACGCAGTTACCAACTTTGAAATGAACCGTTATGATGTAGATGCTATCCTCAAGAGCAACCTTCCTATCGGTGGGGCTGCCAAGCGCTTAAAGCTTGCTGCCGAGGCGGCTGATCAGAAGCCGACACTCAGCCTTGAACAACAGTCACACTCGAGCAATGGAAGTAGCAGTGGAACGGGCAGCACAATCAACTTTGCTGCCATCCAGTCGGTCCCTGCCATGCCATATGATACAGCATCTGCTATCTTCCACCAGAATCTATTTCATCAGCTAAACTCCAATGGCGGGGCACAAGCAGTTGCATCCGACTCTTACACTTCAGGGGTATCCTCGATCGTAGCTCCCATGATGTCACTGATGCCACAGACGCCTGCAGAGTTCTATATATGGCCTCATCATCAACCGTATTAA